A stretch of DNA from Curtobacterium sp. MCBD17_035:
GTGACCCGCGCCTCAACCACATGCAGTCGCTCGAGCTCGCGTTCCTCGTGGCCGAGGAGCTGAGCGCGGCACCGCGGTCCTGACGGTCCCCGGGACGGACGGGAGGCACGGCACCGGACCGGTGTCGTGCCTCCCGTCCGTCCGGCCCCCGGTCGCGTCAGCCGAGGGCGGGACGGCGCGCACCGGTCACTGCTCGTAGTCGAGCGTGATCGTGTCGCCCTTGTGCACGGTGGAGCCGGGGGCCGGGTCGGTCGCGGACACCGGCAGCGACGACTTCCAGTCGTAGAACGAGCACAGCACGTTCGTGCAGTCCGGGTAGGACACGTGCAGGCCGAGGGCCTGGAGGGTCGACGCGGCCTGGTCGATCGGCTTCTTCCGGACGTCGGGGAGCGTGATCGGGACGGGGCCCTTCGACACCACGAGCTGCACCGTGGAACCCTTGACCACGGGGTCGGCCGGGAGGATCGCCTTGATGACGTCGCCGGTTGGGACGTCGTCGCTGTACTGGCCGGGCGCCTGGCCGGCGTCGAGCCCCACCGCCTCGAGCGCGGCGGTGGCCGCGTCGCTCGACTTGCCGACGACGTCCGGCACGGCGCCGAGCGACACCGTGAGGCGGACGGGCATCCGCTCGCCGTACTGGTGCACGGTGGTCAGGTCGACGTCGTCGCCGGCCTCGGTCGTGCCGGTCGCGGTGAGGACGGTGCCCGCGGCAGCGGATCCGTCGAACCGGTAGCGCAGCTGCTCGAGTGTGAAGTGCGGGGCGAGTTCGCTCCGCACGGTCGCGACCGGCTGTCCGACGATCGCGGGGAGCACGATGGGACGGGGCCCGGACGAGACGAGGATCCGGATCGTCGTCCCGCGGGTCACGATGCGCCGGGCGTCCGGCGCGGTCGCCGAGACGGCGCCCGCGTGGACGACCGCGTCGGGGCGCGCACCGGTGCTCGACGCGGCGTGCAGTCCCCGCTCCTCGATCAGGCGGCGTGCCTGGGAGACGCTCTTGCCGGCGACCTCCGGCACGCGCACGTTGCCGCCGGGCCCGGGTCCGAACCACCACGCGACGACCCCGACGACGAGTGCCACCACGACCACGACGGCGAGGAGGACCCACCCGCGGCGACGGCGCCGGGCGGTCGTGTGCGCGAGGCGTCCCGCGGCGGGAGCGAGAGCGGTCTCGAGCGAGTCGCTCGCCGTCGGTGGGAACCGGGGCGCCGACGTCGTCGAGCGCTGCGGACCGATCGGGCTCCGGGGCGGAGCGAGCGGACCACGCGGACCGAGCATCGTGGTGTCCGCGGGCGCGGCGTCGAGCGGCAGGACGGTGGTGGTGCCGGCGGGGTGGAGCACGGACGTCGCGCGAGGACCGCTCATCCGCTCGTCGATGCCCGCGAGGCCGTCGAGCATCGCGCGGGCGTCGCGCGGCCGCTCATCGGGGTCGCGGGCGGTGGCCCAGCGGACGACGTCGTCGAGTTCGGGCGGCACCGCCGGGTTGCTCGCGCTCGGCGCCGGGACCGTGTCGTTCGCGTGCTGGTACGCGATCTGCATCGGCTGGTCGCCCTTGTACGGCTGCTCGCCCGTGAGCATCTCGTACAGCATGATGCCGACGGCGTAGATGTCGCTCCGGGTGTCCGCCACTCCGCGCGTGACGAGTTCGGGGGAGAGGTACGCGATGGTCCCGAGCAGGGCAGCGCCGGTGGCGGTGTTCGCCGTCGCGGCGCGCGCGAGGCCGAAGTCGCCGAGCTTGATCCGGCCGTCGTCCGCGAGGAGGACGTTCTCGGGCTTGAGGTCACGGTGCACGATGCCCGCCCGGTGCGCGGACGCGAGCCCGGCGAGGACGGCGCGGAGGATGTCGAGCGCCTGGTCGCTCGTGAGTGCCCGGTGCTCCTGCAGGAGGTCACGGAGCGTGATGCCCGGGATGTACTCCATGACGATGTAGGTGCAGTCGGTCTCCTGCCCCTGGTCGAACACCCCCACGACGTTCGGGTGGGACAGACGGGCGGCGGACCGGGCCTCCTGGATGAAGCGTCCGCGGAACGCGGCGTCGTCCGCCAGGTGACCGTGCATGATCTTGATCGCGACGCGGCGCTCCAGACGGACGTCCGTGGCGAGGTACACGGTGGCCATGCCACCGCGGGCAATGCGCGACCGGACGCGGTACCGCTGGTCGATCATCCGACCGATCATCGGATCCGTCGCGGCGTTCATGGTCACGGTCGGCATTCTACGAATCGGGCGTCGGACCACCGCCGCTGACGCACCGACCGTGATGCAATCTCGATCTGGAGGAGGAGGCGGTGCTCACGGACGACCGGTCCCGCCTCCGACCTGGCGGCCGGATCCGGCGTCAGAGGGTGGCGAGCCACGCGGTCGCGGGCTTCTCCCACTGGCCGTACGCCTTCGGGTACGCCGAGTTCTGCACGGCCTGGGCCGCGTCCGTGACCGACATCGACTGCCAGCCGGGGACGTCGAGGAGACCGGCCGTCGTGCCGGCGTTCGGGTTGTGCGGGCCGCCGAAGAACAGCCTCGCCGCGTACGTCGGGTCCATGAGCTCGGACGCGGATCCCCAGCCCTGGCTCGGCCGCTGCTGGAACAGTCCGATCGAATCGCGGTCCCCGTGGTCGAGGTCGCGGAGCCCGGACTCCTGCATCGCGGCCGCGAGCGCGACGACGAGGCCCCGCTCGGGAACCCCCAGGGCGCGGCCGACGCGGACGATGGTCTCGGCGTTGGCCCGCATCTCGTTCGTCAGGCCGACACCGCTCGACGCCGGGACGACGAGGGTGCTCCCGGCGTAGATCGTGCTCGTGTAGGTCAGGCCGTTCGCGGCGAGCAGGTCGGCGACCGAGACGGCGTGCGCCGACGCGATCGTGGCCAGGGTGTCGCCGGCGAGGATGTGCACGGTCGTCGCGCTGCTGACCGCCGGAGCCGCGGTGCTGGTCCCGGCGTTCGTCGTCACCGCGACCGTCGAGGTGGTCGTCGCCGACGGCACCCGGAGCGTCTGCCCCGGGTAGATGACACTCGTGGCCGACAACTGGTTGGCGGCGAGCAGCGCGTTCGTGGAGACACCGAGCCGCGCCGCGATGCCGGTCGCCGTGTCGCCCGACACCACGTGGTAGGTCGAGGTCCCACCGGTCCGGCCGGTCGCGGTCGACCCCGACCGCAGCGTCAGGGTCTGCCCCGGGTGGATGATCGCGTTCCAGCTCAGGCCGTTCGCGCTGAGGACGTCGCGCGGCGAGAGCCCGTACCGGGCCGCGATCGCGCTGACCGTGTCGCCCTGGACCACGGTGTACGAGGCCGGCGCCTCGGTGATGGCGGCGACGGTCGTGACCGTCGGGGTCGAGGTGGCGACCGCGGTGCCGAACACCGGGTGGTCGGTCTCGACGCGGTCGGGCGCGGCTCGTCGCGTGTGGTCGCCCTCGTGCTTCTCCTCGGGGCGGTGGCGCTGGTCCAGGTGTCCGGCGGCCACCGGTCCGGTCAGGCCGGCGGCGACGGCGATCGTGCCGGCGAGGACGATCGGCATCGTCGCGAATCGGGCTGCGCGCGGGCGCCGTGCGGCGGCGTCGTCGGTGTCCACGGTGATCACTCTCCTCGGGGGCCGCGGCGGGGGTGCCGTGCTGCTTCGGCCGGGTGCCGCGCCGCGGGTGCTCCGTCGCGCCGCGGCAAGGTCCGCACCACCGTGGCACGGATCGTCACGTGAGTCAATCAACGAGACGGATGTGACTGGTGTGACTCAAGTGCCCCTCGCCCCCGTTCGAGGACCGCGGGGGATTCTGGCACCATGGCAGCGTGACTGACGCACTGACGGACGACGCCCTGTCCGAGCGCTGGCTGACCGTGCCCGACCTCGTGGAGCTGCTCGGTGTGAGCCCGGGCCGGGTCCACCGGCTGTTCGAGCAGCGCACCCTGCTCCCCGCGCGGGTCGACGGTGTGCTCCGTGTCCCGGTCGAGTTCCTCGACGGTGCGGAGCCGTTGCCGGAGCTCCGCGGCACGCTCATCGTGCTCGGCGACAACGGCTTCAGCGACGACGAGGCCGTGCGCTGGATGCTCACGACCGAGGAGTCGATCGGCGTCCCGCCCATCGCAGCGCTCCGGGCCGGACGCAAGGCCGAGGTGCGCCGGGTCGCGCAGTCCCTGCTCTGACCGGCCGCGACGGTCGGCGAGGCGCGGCGAGGCGGGTCGTCGCGGCGCAGCGGGTCGTCGAGGCGTAGCGGGTCGTCGAGCCGCGACCGGTCGCCGAGTCGGGGTGGTCCTCAGGCGACGCGCTGGGCGACCGTGTCCGCCAGGGCGACGAGCTGCTCCCGCGCCGACGGCGTGAGCGGCGCCGCCGCGAGCGCGGCCTTCGCCCGGGCGACGTGCCGCTCGATCGACCGCTCGACGGCGGCGACGGCGCCGGACTCGGTGAGGGTCGCCCGGAGCATCGTGATCTGGTCCTCGTCGAGCTCGGGATCGCCGAGCAACTCGTCGACGAGCTGCCGGGCGCCCGTGGGCAGGGCCTTCCGTGCGGTCGCGATGAGCACCGTCCGCTTGCCCTCGCGCAGGTCGTCACCGGCGGGCTTGCCCGTGACCTCGGGGTCGCCGAACACGCCGAGCAGGTCGTCGCGCAGCTGGTACGCGACGCCCAGGGGGAGGCCGAAGGCCCGCAACCCCTCGAGCTGGCGGTCGTCCGCGCCGGCGATGAGTCCGCCGATGGCGAGCGGCGCCTCGACCGAGTACTTCGCCGACTTGAACACGATGACCCGCTGGGCGCGGACGAGCAGGTCGGCCTCGTCGACGGTCGGCCACGCGGTCTCCT
This window harbors:
- the pknB gene encoding Stk1 family PASTA domain-containing Ser/Thr kinase, with the translated sequence MNAATDPMIGRMIDQRYRVRSRIARGGMATVYLATDVRLERRVAIKIMHGHLADDAAFRGRFIQEARSAARLSHPNVVGVFDQGQETDCTYIVMEYIPGITLRDLLQEHRALTSDQALDILRAVLAGLASAHRAGIVHRDLKPENVLLADDGRIKLGDFGLARAATANTATGAALLGTIAYLSPELVTRGVADTRSDIYAVGIMLYEMLTGEQPYKGDQPMQIAYQHANDTVPAPSASNPAVPPELDDVVRWATARDPDERPRDARAMLDGLAGIDERMSGPRATSVLHPAGTTTVLPLDAAPADTTMLGPRGPLAPPRSPIGPQRSTTSAPRFPPTASDSLETALAPAAGRLAHTTARRRRRGWVLLAVVVVVALVVGVVAWWFGPGPGGNVRVPEVAGKSVSQARRLIEERGLHAASSTGARPDAVVHAGAVSATAPDARRIVTRGTTIRILVSSGPRPIVLPAIVGQPVATVRSELAPHFTLEQLRYRFDGSAAAGTVLTATGTTEAGDDVDLTTVHQYGERMPVRLTVSLGAVPDVVGKSSDAATAALEAVGLDAGQAPGQYSDDVPTGDVIKAILPADPVVKGSTVQLVVSKGPVPITLPDVRKKPIDQAASTLQALGLHVSYPDCTNVLCSFYDWKSSLPVSATDPAPGSTVHKGDTITLDYEQ
- a CDS encoding LysM peptidoglycan-binding domain-containing protein, with protein sequence MDTDDAAARRPRAARFATMPIVLAGTIAVAAGLTGPVAAGHLDQRHRPEEKHEGDHTRRAAPDRVETDHPVFGTAVATSTPTVTTVAAITEAPASYTVVQGDTVSAIAARYGLSPRDVLSANGLSWNAIIHPGQTLTLRSGSTATGRTGGTSTYHVVSGDTATGIAARLGVSTNALLAANQLSATSVIYPGQTLRVPSATTTSTVAVTTNAGTSTAAPAVSSATTVHILAGDTLATIASAHAVSVADLLAANGLTYTSTIYAGSTLVVPASSGVGLTNEMRANAETIVRVGRALGVPERGLVVALAAAMQESGLRDLDHGDRDSIGLFQQRPSQGWGSASELMDPTYAARLFFGGPHNPNAGTTAGLLDVPGWQSMSVTDAAQAVQNSAYPKAYGQWEKPATAWLATL
- a CDS encoding Rv2175c family DNA-binding protein; translated protein: MTDALTDDALSERWLTVPDLVELLGVSPGRVHRLFEQRTLLPARVDGVLRVPVEFLDGAEPLPELRGTLIVLGDNGFSDDEAVRWMLTTEESIGVPPIAALRAGRKAEVRRVAQSLL